A part of Primulina eburnea isolate SZY01 chromosome 10, ASM2296580v1, whole genome shotgun sequence genomic DNA contains:
- the LOC140842362 gene encoding uncharacterized protein isoform X6: MLYLFSYLENGKEKKMRACLTRNSDLSVMAGIAVFAFLCGGGFWVLKSRARNHAKDMHADTDVEEGEDRISELPDDVVSLIISLLHARDAVRTSIMSRRWRHAYTFATQVRFSCSHMSNYPRCAADQTWGKLGPFERKLIRAVDTILQHHSGSKIMSFKLVCCYGVCLSEAFRRWMDSVYKLGVERLIIEPCKDHTQQGKRPDFSFDLPPEASSLKHLLLKFGSFRTANRNALEILELVCVTLTSEAVECLLSNCSSLRSLKFKYCVLPSKLSIRGPDLQLKSLTVFRCAKVAEVELSAINLITLNMCHHRMLILTFSSVPLLRNLLIEIFDSQVMPCVFEKVAKDLPHLKSMFFYTLANSFEGCKTARLLDNLSNLRQLDLFLDDRNKLDLLALVTILDVCPLLHKFHLAVVLPSKFEGKQANSRVVRRHALLKEVEFSGFSGTENECNFIFHILDKVVSLERLAISVNYRLYDVDYGRWETGNTNPRDDEKKRRIIRRRLQGRWRPKM; this comes from the exons atgttatatttatttagcTATTTAGAGAACggaaaagagaaaaaaatgcGAGCTTGTTTAACTC GGAACTCGGATTTGTCAGTTATGGCCGGAATCGCAGTTTTTGCATTTTTATGCGGCGGCGGATTTTGGGTTTTGAAGTCTCGAGCCCGTAATCACGCGAAG GACATGCATGCTGATACTGACGTCGAGGAAGGGGAAGATAGGATTAGTGAATTGCCTGATGACGTCGTGTCTTTGATTATCTCGCTATTACATGCCAGAGATGCTGTTAGGACAAGCATAATGTCAAGAAGATGGAGGCATGCATACACCTTTGCCACGCAAGTTAGATTTTCTTGCTCTCATATGTCCAATTATCCTCGTTGTGCTGCTGATCAGACTTGGGGAAAGTTGGGCCCTTTTGAGAGGAAGCTTATCCGAGCAGTGGATACCATTTTACAGCATCATTCTGGTTCTAAAATAATGTCTTTCAAATTGGTTTGCTGTTATGGTGTGTGCCTCTCGGAGGCTTTTAGAAGATGGATGGATTCTGTTTACAAATTGGGAGTGGAGCGGCTAATCATTGAACCTTGCAAGGACCATACGCAACAAGGCAAACGTCCTGATTTTTCTTTTGATTTACCCCCCGAAGCATCATCTTTGAAACATTTACTATTGAAGTTCGGTTCTTTCAGAACAGCAAACCGAAATGCACTCGAAATTCTCGAATTGGTATGTGTTACTCTCACTTCTGAGGCAGTAGAGTGCCTCTTGTCAAATTGTTCGAGCCTTCGGTCATTGaaattcaagtattgtgtgctTCCTTCCAAATTAAGTATCCGTGGTCCCGATCTCCAGTTAAAAAGTTTGACAGTTTTTCGTTGTGCTAAGGTTGCAGAGGTGGAGTTATCTGCCATCAATCTAATCACTTTAAATATGTGTCATCACAGAATGCTGATATTAACGTTTTCAAGTGTACCTTTGCTGAGAAATTTACTCATCGAAATTTTTGACAGCCAAGTAATGCCTTGTGTATTCGAAAAAGTTGCCAAAGATCTGCCCCATCTTAAATCTATGTTTTTCTACACGCTAGCCAACTCCTTTGAG GGATGCAAAACAGCTAGATTGCTTGACAATTTAAGCAACCTCAGACAGTTGGATTTATTTTTAGATGACCGCAACAAGCTTGATCTACTTGCACTTGTTACAATCCTGGATGTGTGCCCCCTTCTACACAAGTTccatctagcagtg GTCTTGCCATCGAAATTTGAAGGAAAACAGGCAAATAGTAGAGTGGTCAGGCGTCACGCATTATTGAAAGAAGTGGAATTTAGTGGATTTAGCGGGACTGAGAACGAGTGTAATTTTATTTTCCACATCCTTGATAAAGTTGTCTCACTCGAACGATTGGCAATCTCTGTGAATTATAGGCTCTACGACGTTGATTATGGACGATGGGAGACTGGAAATACCAATCCAAGGGATGACGAGAAGAAGCGTAGAATTATTCGTCGGAGGTTGCAAG GAAGGTGGCGGCCTAAGATGTAA
- the LOC140842362 gene encoding uncharacterized protein isoform X2, with protein MLYLFSYLENGKEKKMRACLTRNSDLSVMAGIAVFAFLCGGGFWVLKSRARNHAKDMHADTDVEEGEDRISELPDDVVSLIISLLHARDAVRTSIMSRRWRHAYTFATQVRFSCSHMSNYPRCAADQTWGKLGPFERKLIRAVDTILQHHSGSKIMSFKLVCCYGVCLSEAFRRWMDSVYKLGVERLIIEPCKDHTQQGKRPDFSFDLPPEASSLKHLLLKFGSFRTANRNALEILELVCVTLTSEAVECLLSNCSSLRSLKFKYCVLPSKLSIRGPDLQLKSLTVFRCAKVAEVELSAINLITLNMCHHRMLILTFSSVPLLRNLLIEIFDSQVMPCVFEKVAKDLPHLKSMFFYTLANSFEGCKTARLLDNLSNLRQLDLFLDDRNKLDLLALVTILDVCPLLHKFHLAVVLPSKFEGKQANSRVVRRHALLKEVEFSGFSGTENECNFIFHILDKVVSLERLAISVNYRLYDVDYGRWETGNTNPRDDEKKRRIIRRRLQGLLWVLLKIKQSLGVKES; from the exons atgttatatttatttagcTATTTAGAGAACggaaaagagaaaaaaatgcGAGCTTGTTTAACTC GGAACTCGGATTTGTCAGTTATGGCCGGAATCGCAGTTTTTGCATTTTTATGCGGCGGCGGATTTTGGGTTTTGAAGTCTCGAGCCCGTAATCACGCGAAG GACATGCATGCTGATACTGACGTCGAGGAAGGGGAAGATAGGATTAGTGAATTGCCTGATGACGTCGTGTCTTTGATTATCTCGCTATTACATGCCAGAGATGCTGTTAGGACAAGCATAATGTCAAGAAGATGGAGGCATGCATACACCTTTGCCACGCAAGTTAGATTTTCTTGCTCTCATATGTCCAATTATCCTCGTTGTGCTGCTGATCAGACTTGGGGAAAGTTGGGCCCTTTTGAGAGGAAGCTTATCCGAGCAGTGGATACCATTTTACAGCATCATTCTGGTTCTAAAATAATGTCTTTCAAATTGGTTTGCTGTTATGGTGTGTGCCTCTCGGAGGCTTTTAGAAGATGGATGGATTCTGTTTACAAATTGGGAGTGGAGCGGCTAATCATTGAACCTTGCAAGGACCATACGCAACAAGGCAAACGTCCTGATTTTTCTTTTGATTTACCCCCCGAAGCATCATCTTTGAAACATTTACTATTGAAGTTCGGTTCTTTCAGAACAGCAAACCGAAATGCACTCGAAATTCTCGAATTGGTATGTGTTACTCTCACTTCTGAGGCAGTAGAGTGCCTCTTGTCAAATTGTTCGAGCCTTCGGTCATTGaaattcaagtattgtgtgctTCCTTCCAAATTAAGTATCCGTGGTCCCGATCTCCAGTTAAAAAGTTTGACAGTTTTTCGTTGTGCTAAGGTTGCAGAGGTGGAGTTATCTGCCATCAATCTAATCACTTTAAATATGTGTCATCACAGAATGCTGATATTAACGTTTTCAAGTGTACCTTTGCTGAGAAATTTACTCATCGAAATTTTTGACAGCCAAGTAATGCCTTGTGTATTCGAAAAAGTTGCCAAAGATCTGCCCCATCTTAAATCTATGTTTTTCTACACGCTAGCCAACTCCTTTGAG GGATGCAAAACAGCTAGATTGCTTGACAATTTAAGCAACCTCAGACAGTTGGATTTATTTTTAGATGACCGCAACAAGCTTGATCTACTTGCACTTGTTACAATCCTGGATGTGTGCCCCCTTCTACACAAGTTccatctagcagtg GTCTTGCCATCGAAATTTGAAGGAAAACAGGCAAATAGTAGAGTGGTCAGGCGTCACGCATTATTGAAAGAAGTGGAATTTAGTGGATTTAGCGGGACTGAGAACGAGTGTAATTTTATTTTCCACATCCTTGATAAAGTTGTCTCACTCGAACGATTGGCAATCTCTGTGAATTATAGGCTCTACGACGTTGATTATGGACGATGGGAGACTGGAAATACCAATCCAAGGGATGACGAGAAGAAGCGTAGAATTATTCGTCGGAGGTTGCAAG GTCTTCTCTGGGTATtgctgaaaataaaacaaagccTTGGTGTGAAAGAAAGCTAG
- the LOC140842362 gene encoding uncharacterized protein isoform X7, whose protein sequence is MLYLFSYLENGKEKKMRACLTRNSDLSVMAGIAVFAFLCGGGFWVLKSRARNHAKDMHADTDVEEGEDRISELPDDVVSLIISLLHARDAVRTSIMSRRWRHAYTFATQVRFSCSHMSNYPRCAADQTWGKLGPFERKLIRAVDTILQHHSGSKIMSFKLVCCYGVCLSEAFRRWMDSVYKLGVERLIIEPCKDHTQQGKRPDFSFDLPPEASSLKHLLLKFGSFRTANRNALEILELVCVTLTSEAVECLLSNCSSLRSLKFKYCVLPSKLSIRGPDLQLKSLTVFRCAKVAEVELSAINLITLNMCHHRMLILTFSSVPLLRNLLIEIFDSQVMPCVFEKVAKDLPHLKSMFFYTLANSFEGCKTARLLDNLSNLRQLDLFLDDRNKLDLLALVTILDVCPLLHKFHLAVVLPSKFEGKQANSRVVRRHALLKEVEFSGFSGTENECNFIFHILDKVVSLERLAISVNYRLYDVDYGRWETGNTNPRDDEKKRRIIRRRLQALV, encoded by the exons atgttatatttatttagcTATTTAGAGAACggaaaagagaaaaaaatgcGAGCTTGTTTAACTC GGAACTCGGATTTGTCAGTTATGGCCGGAATCGCAGTTTTTGCATTTTTATGCGGCGGCGGATTTTGGGTTTTGAAGTCTCGAGCCCGTAATCACGCGAAG GACATGCATGCTGATACTGACGTCGAGGAAGGGGAAGATAGGATTAGTGAATTGCCTGATGACGTCGTGTCTTTGATTATCTCGCTATTACATGCCAGAGATGCTGTTAGGACAAGCATAATGTCAAGAAGATGGAGGCATGCATACACCTTTGCCACGCAAGTTAGATTTTCTTGCTCTCATATGTCCAATTATCCTCGTTGTGCTGCTGATCAGACTTGGGGAAAGTTGGGCCCTTTTGAGAGGAAGCTTATCCGAGCAGTGGATACCATTTTACAGCATCATTCTGGTTCTAAAATAATGTCTTTCAAATTGGTTTGCTGTTATGGTGTGTGCCTCTCGGAGGCTTTTAGAAGATGGATGGATTCTGTTTACAAATTGGGAGTGGAGCGGCTAATCATTGAACCTTGCAAGGACCATACGCAACAAGGCAAACGTCCTGATTTTTCTTTTGATTTACCCCCCGAAGCATCATCTTTGAAACATTTACTATTGAAGTTCGGTTCTTTCAGAACAGCAAACCGAAATGCACTCGAAATTCTCGAATTGGTATGTGTTACTCTCACTTCTGAGGCAGTAGAGTGCCTCTTGTCAAATTGTTCGAGCCTTCGGTCATTGaaattcaagtattgtgtgctTCCTTCCAAATTAAGTATCCGTGGTCCCGATCTCCAGTTAAAAAGTTTGACAGTTTTTCGTTGTGCTAAGGTTGCAGAGGTGGAGTTATCTGCCATCAATCTAATCACTTTAAATATGTGTCATCACAGAATGCTGATATTAACGTTTTCAAGTGTACCTTTGCTGAGAAATTTACTCATCGAAATTTTTGACAGCCAAGTAATGCCTTGTGTATTCGAAAAAGTTGCCAAAGATCTGCCCCATCTTAAATCTATGTTTTTCTACACGCTAGCCAACTCCTTTGAG GGATGCAAAACAGCTAGATTGCTTGACAATTTAAGCAACCTCAGACAGTTGGATTTATTTTTAGATGACCGCAACAAGCTTGATCTACTTGCACTTGTTACAATCCTGGATGTGTGCCCCCTTCTACACAAGTTccatctagcagtg GTCTTGCCATCGAAATTTGAAGGAAAACAGGCAAATAGTAGAGTGGTCAGGCGTCACGCATTATTGAAAGAAGTGGAATTTAGTGGATTTAGCGGGACTGAGAACGAGTGTAATTTTATTTTCCACATCCTTGATAAAGTTGTCTCACTCGAACGATTGGCAATCTCTGTGAATTATAGGCTCTACGACGTTGATTATGGACGATGGGAGACTGGAAATACCAATCCAAGGGATGACGAGAAGAAGCGTAGAATTATTCGTCGGAGGTTGCAAG ccTTGGTGTGA
- the LOC140842364 gene encoding uncharacterized protein isoform X1, with the protein MRACLTGNSDLPVMAGIAVFAFLCGGGFWVLKSRARNHAKDMHTDTDVEEGEDRISELPDDVMSLIISLLHARDAVRTSILSWRWRHAYTFATQVRFSCSHLSNYPRCAADQTWGKLGPFERKLVRAVDTILQHHSGSKIISFKLVCCYGVCLSEAFRRWMDSVYKLGVVRLIIEPCKDHTQQGKRPDFSFDLPPEASSLKHLLLKFGSFRTANRNALEILELVCVTLTSEAVECLLSNCSSLQSLKFMYCELPSKLSIRGPDLQLKSLTVFRCAKVAEVELSAINLITLNICHHRMLILTFSSVPLLRNLLFAIFDSQVMPCVFEKVAKDLPHLKSMFFYTLANSFEGCKTARLLDNLSNLRQLDLFLDDRNKLDLLALVTILDVCPLLHKFHLAVVLPSKFEGKQANSRVVKRHTLLKEVEFSGFSGTENECNFIFHILNKVVSLERLAISVNYRLYDVGYGRWETGNTNPRDDEKKRRIIRRRLQGMDISKNIEIIIA; encoded by the exons atgcGAGCTTGTTTAACTG GGAACTCGGATTTGCCAGTTATGGCCGGAATCGCAGTTTTTGCATTTTTATGCGGCGGCGGATTTTGGGTTTTGAAGTCTCGAGCCCGTAATCACGCGAAG GACATGCATACTGATACTGACGTCGAGGAAGGGGAAGATAGGATTAGTGAGTTGCCTGATGACGTCATGTCTTTGATTATCTCGCTATTACATGCCAGAGATGCCGTTAGGACAAGCATACTGTCATGGAGATGGAGGCATGCATACACCTTTGCCACGCAAGTTAGATTTTCTTGCTCTCATCTGTCCAATTATCCTCGTTGTGCTGCTGATCAGACTTGGGGAAAGTTGGGCCCTTTTGAGAGGAAGCTTGTCCGAGCAGTGGATACCATTTTACAGCATCATTCTGGTTCTAAAATAATATCTTTCAAATTGGTTTGTTGTTATGGTGTGTGCCTCTCGGAGGCTTTTAGAAGATGGATGGATTCTGTTTACAAATTGGGAGTGGTGCGGCTAATCATTGAACCTTGCAAGGACCATACGCAACAAGGCAAACGTCCTGACTTTTCTTTTGATTTACCCCCCGAAGCATCATCTTTGAAACATTTACTATTGAAGTTCGGTTCTTTCAGAACAGCAAACCGAAATGCACTCGAAATTCTTGAATTGGTGTGTGTTACTCTCACTTCTGAGGCAGTAGAGTGCCTCTTGTCAAATTGTTCGAGCCTTCAGTCATTGAAATTCATGTATTGTGAGCTTCCTTCCAAATTAAGTATCCGTGGTCCCGATCTCCAGTTAAAGAGTTTGACAGTTTTTCGTTGTGCTAAGGTTGCAGAGGTGGAGTTATCTGCCATCAATCTAATCACTTTAAATATATGTCATCACAGAATGCTGATATTAACGTTTTCAAGTGTACCTTTGCTCAGAAATTTACTCTTCGCAATTTTTGACAGCCAAGTAATGCCTTGTGTATTCGAAAAAGTTGCCAAAGATCTGCCCCATCTTAAATCTATGTTTTTCTACACGCTAGCCAACTCCTTTGAG GGATGCAAAACAGCTAGATTGCTTGACAATTTAAGCAACCTCAGACAGTTGGATTTATTTTTAGATGACCGCAACAAGCTTGATCTACTTGCACTTGTTACAATCCTGGATGTGTGCCCCCTTCTACACAAGTTccatctagcagtg GTCTTGCCATCGAAATTTGAAGGAAAACAGGCAAATAGTAGAGTGGTCAAGCGTCACACATTATTGAAAGAAGTGGAATTTAGTGGATTTAGTGGGACTGAGAACGAGTGTAATTTTATTTTCCACATCCTTAATAAAGTTGTCTCACTCGAACGATTGGCAATCTCTGTGAATTATAGGCTCTACGACGTTGGTTATGGACGATGGGAGACTGGAAATACCAATCCAAGGGATGACGAGAAGAAGCGTAGAATTATTCGTCGGAGGTTGCAAGGAATGGACATTTCTAAGAATATTGAGATTATTATCGCATAA
- the LOC140842364 gene encoding uncharacterized protein isoform X2, whose amino-acid sequence MAGIAVFAFLCGGGFWVLKSRARNHAKDMHTDTDVEEGEDRISELPDDVMSLIISLLHARDAVRTSILSWRWRHAYTFATQVRFSCSHLSNYPRCAADQTWGKLGPFERKLVRAVDTILQHHSGSKIISFKLVCCYGVCLSEAFRRWMDSVYKLGVVRLIIEPCKDHTQQGKRPDFSFDLPPEASSLKHLLLKFGSFRTANRNALEILELVCVTLTSEAVECLLSNCSSLQSLKFMYCELPSKLSIRGPDLQLKSLTVFRCAKVAEVELSAINLITLNICHHRMLILTFSSVPLLRNLLFAIFDSQVMPCVFEKVAKDLPHLKSMFFYTLANSFEGCKTARLLDNLSNLRQLDLFLDDRNKLDLLALVTILDVCPLLHKFHLAVVLPSKFEGKQANSRVVKRHTLLKEVEFSGFSGTENECNFIFHILNKVVSLERLAISVNYRLYDVGYGRWETGNTNPRDDEKKRRIIRRRLQGMDISKNIEIIIA is encoded by the exons ATGGCCGGAATCGCAGTTTTTGCATTTTTATGCGGCGGCGGATTTTGGGTTTTGAAGTCTCGAGCCCGTAATCACGCGAAG GACATGCATACTGATACTGACGTCGAGGAAGGGGAAGATAGGATTAGTGAGTTGCCTGATGACGTCATGTCTTTGATTATCTCGCTATTACATGCCAGAGATGCCGTTAGGACAAGCATACTGTCATGGAGATGGAGGCATGCATACACCTTTGCCACGCAAGTTAGATTTTCTTGCTCTCATCTGTCCAATTATCCTCGTTGTGCTGCTGATCAGACTTGGGGAAAGTTGGGCCCTTTTGAGAGGAAGCTTGTCCGAGCAGTGGATACCATTTTACAGCATCATTCTGGTTCTAAAATAATATCTTTCAAATTGGTTTGTTGTTATGGTGTGTGCCTCTCGGAGGCTTTTAGAAGATGGATGGATTCTGTTTACAAATTGGGAGTGGTGCGGCTAATCATTGAACCTTGCAAGGACCATACGCAACAAGGCAAACGTCCTGACTTTTCTTTTGATTTACCCCCCGAAGCATCATCTTTGAAACATTTACTATTGAAGTTCGGTTCTTTCAGAACAGCAAACCGAAATGCACTCGAAATTCTTGAATTGGTGTGTGTTACTCTCACTTCTGAGGCAGTAGAGTGCCTCTTGTCAAATTGTTCGAGCCTTCAGTCATTGAAATTCATGTATTGTGAGCTTCCTTCCAAATTAAGTATCCGTGGTCCCGATCTCCAGTTAAAGAGTTTGACAGTTTTTCGTTGTGCTAAGGTTGCAGAGGTGGAGTTATCTGCCATCAATCTAATCACTTTAAATATATGTCATCACAGAATGCTGATATTAACGTTTTCAAGTGTACCTTTGCTCAGAAATTTACTCTTCGCAATTTTTGACAGCCAAGTAATGCCTTGTGTATTCGAAAAAGTTGCCAAAGATCTGCCCCATCTTAAATCTATGTTTTTCTACACGCTAGCCAACTCCTTTGAG GGATGCAAAACAGCTAGATTGCTTGACAATTTAAGCAACCTCAGACAGTTGGATTTATTTTTAGATGACCGCAACAAGCTTGATCTACTTGCACTTGTTACAATCCTGGATGTGTGCCCCCTTCTACACAAGTTccatctagcagtg GTCTTGCCATCGAAATTTGAAGGAAAACAGGCAAATAGTAGAGTGGTCAAGCGTCACACATTATTGAAAGAAGTGGAATTTAGTGGATTTAGTGGGACTGAGAACGAGTGTAATTTTATTTTCCACATCCTTAATAAAGTTGTCTCACTCGAACGATTGGCAATCTCTGTGAATTATAGGCTCTACGACGTTGGTTATGGACGATGGGAGACTGGAAATACCAATCCAAGGGATGACGAGAAGAAGCGTAGAATTATTCGTCGGAGGTTGCAAGGAATGGACATTTCTAAGAATATTGAGATTATTATCGCATAA